A stretch of the Archaeoglobus neptunius genome encodes the following:
- a CDS encoding transglutaminase-like domain-containing protein, which translates to MKRYTVLVIALLFACCAGQIAEFSSLSHEEYCSKVWRYDVECAVEHMLTDKEVSKVASLAETLKGENCKDTAWNILEWEDENLQYDYEKASLPPPQIVIGGGSVEVHDTGRRIQTPAETVSLRKGICTDYAILTLALLKGAGCDGYLVNVTFEKGEGHVAAAILLNGTFFILDQHLPPLDPGSYYKKWLEEGRKVKFAEVYYGNTTVGLDFSHGYSLSESDADKLEMLVADMFRHTGLKEDPRLSGKMLPPGYRDGKVIKLTLGMAEYYHPEFKMQFARYIFKLLNEKNDNFRAFNLKISVQKGGLEVVLYVAR; encoded by the coding sequence ATGAAAAGGTACACAGTCCTAGTCATAGCCCTGCTCTTCGCTTGCTGTGCAGGGCAGATTGCGGAGTTCAGCTCTCTTTCTCATGAAGAATACTGCAGCAAAGTTTGGAGGTATGATGTCGAATGTGCTGTTGAGCACATGCTTACCGATAAAGAGGTTAGCAAGGTCGCATCTCTGGCTGAAACCCTGAAAGGTGAAAACTGCAAAGACACTGCCTGGAACATTCTCGAGTGGGAGGACGAAAATCTTCAATATGATTACGAAAAAGCATCACTGCCACCACCTCAGATTGTGATAGGTGGAGGAAGTGTTGAGGTCCACGACACCGGGAGAAGGATACAGACTCCCGCTGAGACGGTATCGCTCAGGAAAGGAATTTGCACGGACTACGCAATTTTGACTCTTGCGCTGCTTAAAGGAGCAGGTTGTGACGGTTATCTGGTAAATGTGACATTCGAAAAAGGAGAAGGGCATGTTGCGGCTGCAATACTGCTAAACGGGACCTTTTTCATACTCGACCAGCACCTGCCTCCACTCGATCCCGGCAGTTACTACAAAAAGTGGCTGGAAGAGGGGAGAAAGGTCAAGTTTGCTGAGGTTTACTACGGTAACACGACAGTTGGTCTTGATTTCTCGCATGGGTACAGCCTCAGTGAAAGTGATGCCGATAAACTTGAGATGCTTGTAGCAGATATGTTCAGACACACCGGCCTGAAAGAGGATCCGAGGCTGAGTGGAAAAATGCTCCCTCCCGGCTACAGAGATGGGAAAGTCATAAAACTTACACTCGGGATGGCTGAATACTACCATCCGGAATTCAAAATGCAATTTGCCAGATATATATTCAAGCTGCTTAATGAAAAAAATGATAATTTTCGAGCTTTTAACCTTAAGATAAGTGTACAGAAAGGTGGACTGGAGGTTGTACTTTACGTTGCCAGGTAG
- a CDS encoding NOB1 family endonuclease yields the protein MRVYVIDSSAIFQRKAVYANMVTVPEVAAEILDEASALYFSIKNLRVEEATDEGVNKVIEAARKTGDIHKLSQTDIKVLAKAIDEMEKGNDVVLVTDDYAIQNVAMSLGIKFDSILHRQISKEFKWIKVCRGCGRKIDSDICPVCGSEAIIRRVKNDKNRDLG from the coding sequence GTGAGAGTGTACGTCATCGACTCCAGTGCCATCTTTCAGAGAAAGGCCGTTTACGCTAACATGGTGACCGTGCCGGAGGTAGCGGCAGAGATACTTGATGAAGCTTCAGCACTCTACTTCAGCATAAAAAATCTCAGAGTTGAGGAGGCCACGGATGAGGGAGTTAACAAAGTCATAGAAGCTGCAAGAAAGACAGGAGATATCCACAAACTGTCTCAGACAGATATAAAGGTTCTCGCAAAGGCAATTGACGAAATGGAAAAAGGAAACGATGTTGTACTCGTGACTGACGATTACGCAATTCAGAATGTGGCCATGAGCCTCGGTATAAAGTTCGACTCAATTCTGCATCGGCAGATATCAAAAGAGTTTAAATGGATAAAGGTATGTAGAGGATGTGGTAGAAAAATTGATTCCGACATCTGCCCCGTTTGCGGGAGTGAGGCAATAATTAGGAGGGTTAAAAATGACAAAAATAGAGACCTTGGTTGA
- a CDS encoding orotate phosphoribosyltransferase-like protein, which yields MTKIETLVERARKLKEKGLTTEEIADELNVSRETAMWLITRVSETPPSDIYVEWRKLTKPSRLRHLASAIADMIREEVSERVDAVVGIATSGIPLASMVAEELGCDLAIYYPRKFKTEEERPRGGILSENFARVIGKNCVIIDDIISTGRSIKEAAEIIEAHEGRALCAAVIVNKRGGDEIDSLPVLSMLKILRI from the coding sequence ATGACAAAAATAGAGACCTTGGTTGAAAGAGCGAGAAAACTGAAGGAGAAAGGCCTGACAACCGAAGAAATTGCGGATGAACTTAACGTTTCAAGAGAAACCGCAATGTGGCTGATTACAAGAGTCAGTGAAACTCCCCCCTCAGACATCTATGTCGAGTGGAGAAAACTCACGAAACCGTCGAGGTTGAGACATCTTGCTTCGGCAATAGCCGATATGATACGGGAGGAGGTATCCGAAAGGGTTGATGCTGTTGTTGGAATTGCGACAAGCGGGATTCCTCTGGCGTCAATGGTTGCAGAGGAGTTAGGTTGCGATCTTGCAATTTACTACCCCCGGAAGTTCAAAACTGAAGAAGAGAGGCCGAGAGGTGGAATACTGAGTGAGAATTTTGCCAGGGTGATCGGCAAGAACTGCGTTATTATTGATGATATAATATCGACGGGCAGATCCATCAAGGAGGCTGCAGAAATTATAGAGGCACATGAGGGTAGAGCTCTTTGCGCTGCAGTGATTGTGAACAAAAGAGGCGGGGATGAGATAGACTCCCTCCCAGTACTGAGTATGCTGAAAATACTGAGGATATAA
- the aglJ gene encoding S-layer glycoprotein N-glycosyltransferase AglJ, protein MDVTVVIPTLNEEEAIGEVVEGFVRQGFKVLVIDGNSKDRTREIARQMGAEVVVQTGKGKGQAVAEAFEIVNSEVLVLVDGDGSYLPEEVTKLLEPINRGLADHVVGNRFANYEKGAFTRLNLVGNKILNFFFRFAYGIELRDILSGYRALKREVYKNVELKKAGFEIETELTVETIAKGFRILEIPITYRKRGGKTKLNPLMDGFRIGKTIYELMSRYSPARYLYIIGLIFIFAGILSGGYVVYQWFHRITHYLMAILTSLFIITGVQLIMFGLIADFIFRSNVEFRKELRRIREAMEFERKGD, encoded by the coding sequence ATGGATGTCACGGTTGTTATTCCAACCCTGAATGAGGAGGAGGCGATTGGTGAGGTAGTCGAAGGTTTCGTCCGTCAGGGATTTAAGGTTCTCGTCATTGACGGAAACAGCAAGGACAGAACGAGAGAAATAGCACGGCAAATGGGTGCTGAGGTTGTGGTTCAGACCGGGAAAGGAAAAGGTCAGGCAGTGGCAGAGGCTTTTGAAATCGTCAACAGCGAAGTTCTGGTTCTGGTAGATGGAGACGGGAGTTATCTGCCGGAAGAAGTTACAAAGCTGCTTGAACCAATAAATAGAGGTCTGGCAGACCACGTGGTGGGTAACAGGTTTGCCAACTATGAAAAGGGAGCTTTCACAAGATTAAACCTCGTTGGCAACAAAATTCTGAACTTTTTCTTCAGATTTGCCTATGGTATCGAGCTCAGGGACATTCTGTCCGGATACAGGGCATTGAAAAGGGAGGTTTATAAAAACGTGGAGTTGAAAAAAGCAGGATTCGAAATTGAAACTGAACTCACCGTTGAAACAATTGCCAAAGGGTTCAGAATTCTCGAAATTCCGATAACATACAGAAAAAGAGGTGGAAAAACCAAACTAAACCCTCTGATGGACGGTTTCAGAATCGGGAAGACGATATATGAACTGATGAGCAGGTACAGTCCTGCCAGATACCTTTACATCATTGGACTGATTTTCATTTTTGCAGGCATACTTTCAGGTGGCTACGTGGTTTATCAGTGGTTTCACAGAATTACCCACTATCTAATGGCGATCCTGACATCTCTGTTCATTATCACCGGAGTCCAGCTCATAATGTTCGGACTGATTGCAGACTTCATATTCAGAAGTAATGTGGAGTTTCGCAAGGAGTTAAGAAGAATCAGAGAGGCGATGGAATTTGAACGTAAGGGAGATTGA
- a CDS encoding CofH family radical SAM protein, which translates to MNVREIERLFEQNLHDLGKIADSINDCVMFVINRHINYTDICISRCPLCAFNNRERYLLTIDEVVKKAREAYSEGATEFHIVGGHNPELSVEYFEEMFRRIKKEMPDAVIKALTATEVYYYAKKNKMSVKEFLNRLKDAGLEAMPGGGAEILVDEVRRRISPNKCSSEEWLRVMETAHKLGIRSNATMLFGHVESIRHRAIHLYKLRKLQERTGGFISFIPLVYHPENTPLNDIVKEKTDAVDILKTIAVSRIVLDNFKSIRAYWVMLGERLTEVAVRYGANDIDGTIMGEKITHAAGAKTPEGLTVDRLIEIGKSAGKRVGQRDTFCNIIRWYT; encoded by the coding sequence TTGAACGTAAGGGAGATTGAAAGGCTGTTTGAACAAAATCTGCACGATCTCGGGAAAATTGCGGATTCGATAAATGACTGCGTCATGTTCGTCATTAACAGACATATAAACTACACGGATATCTGCATCTCCCGCTGCCCGCTTTGTGCATTCAATAACAGGGAGAGGTATCTCCTGACAATCGACGAAGTTGTGAAAAAGGCCAGAGAAGCTTACAGTGAGGGGGCAACAGAGTTTCATATTGTTGGAGGTCACAATCCTGAACTCAGTGTGGAGTATTTCGAAGAGATGTTCAGAAGAATAAAGAAAGAGATGCCCGATGCCGTTATTAAAGCTTTAACGGCAACTGAAGTGTACTACTATGCCAAAAAGAATAAAATGAGTGTAAAGGAATTTTTAAACCGTCTGAAGGATGCCGGACTGGAAGCAATGCCGGGTGGCGGTGCGGAGATTCTTGTGGACGAGGTCAGAAGGAGAATCAGCCCGAACAAGTGCAGCAGTGAGGAGTGGCTGAGGGTTATGGAGACCGCTCACAAGCTTGGGATAAGGAGTAATGCAACAATGCTCTTCGGACATGTGGAGAGTATAAGGCACAGGGCAATTCACCTTTACAAGCTGAGAAAGCTTCAGGAAAGAACAGGAGGGTTCATATCGTTCATACCGCTCGTTTATCATCCTGAAAACACACCTTTGAATGATATTGTGAAAGAGAAAACAGACGCTGTGGACATTCTGAAAACGATCGCAGTTTCAAGGATAGTTCTGGACAATTTCAAGAGTATCAGAGCTTACTGGGTTATGCTTGGGGAAAGATTGACCGAGGTGGCTGTGAGGTACGGGGCGAATGATATAGACGGAACAATCATGGGTGAAAAAATCACGCATGCTGCAGGAGCAAAAACGCCGGAAGGTTTGACGGTGGATAGGCTGATTGAGATTGGAAAGAGTGCAGGAAAGAGAGTTGGGCAGAGGGATACGTTCTGCAACATCATAAGGTGGTATACCTGA
- a CDS encoding menaquinone biosynthetic enzyme MqnA/MqnD family protein, giving the protein MKVGKFGYLNNFLPYYFLNGVEVVEATPKDMASKLLNGQIDYAPIPAFFYLSRKDLLRHYRFCVASFGKVLSVVVVSREKELDDGPIAITKDSMTSVSLLKIILRERGLRNRLVPMKTAIAQEMLERCRHALVIGDEAIKARMIYRVVMDLGEEWYDLTSLPMVFGISASLKNVDASNLDSRILESLNKAYENIESVLEDAEKTFKMPREFLIEYFRTLRFELGGKERRGLNEFEKYCRDCGLLR; this is encoded by the coding sequence ATGAAGGTCGGAAAATTTGGATACCTCAACAACTTTCTGCCATACTACTTTCTCAACGGGGTCGAGGTTGTTGAAGCAACGCCAAAGGATATGGCATCCAAGCTTTTGAACGGACAGATAGACTACGCTCCCATTCCTGCCTTTTTCTATCTTTCCAGAAAAGATCTACTGAGACACTACAGATTTTGTGTTGCCTCTTTCGGGAAAGTACTCAGCGTTGTTGTCGTTTCAAGGGAAAAAGAACTTGACGATGGCCCAATTGCAATAACGAAGGATAGCATGACATCCGTAAGCCTTCTGAAAATAATTCTGAGGGAGAGGGGGCTGAGAAACAGACTTGTACCGATGAAAACTGCCATAGCCCAGGAAATGCTGGAAAGATGCAGACACGCTCTTGTAATAGGAGATGAGGCTATAAAGGCAAGAATGATATACAGAGTTGTGATGGATCTGGGTGAAGAGTGGTACGACCTGACATCACTTCCGATGGTTTTCGGAATTTCTGCTTCTCTGAAAAACGTGGATGCTTCAAATCTGGATTCAAGGATACTGGAATCTCTCAACAAAGCTTACGAGAACATTGAGAGCGTTCTTGAAGACGCCGAAAAAACATTTAAGATGCCGAGGGAGTTTCTGATTGAATACTTCAGAACCCTCAGGTTTGAACTTGGGGGTAAGGAGAGGAGGGGACTGAATGAGTTTGAGAAGTACTGCAGAGACTGTGGACTACTTCGGTAA
- the mqnC gene encoding cyclic dehypoxanthinyl futalosine synthase, with product MSLRSTAETVDYFGKDIGKKEALKLFEMDIHDVGRIADEIRRQKCGDLVTFVIDTNINYTNVCVSKCRFCAFYARNGGYVLPYEEILKRIGEAANIGATQIMLQGGLNPELGIEWFEVLFRKIKERYPGVHIHSLSPPEIVFLAKTEKMSEREVLERLKSAGLDSLPGGGAEILVDEVRRRISPNKCSSEEWLRVMETAHKMGIPTTATMMFGHVESNKDILDHLLKLRELQKKTGGFTAFIPWTFQPGNTDLYCEIKRPVSPLRYLQVLAISRIVLHNFRNIQASWLTQGFDIATLSLFFGANDFGGTMLEENVVKATGKAFRPARVDEIVKAVKAVGRPVALRDTYYKILEWF from the coding sequence ATGAGTTTGAGAAGTACTGCAGAGACTGTGGACTACTTCGGTAAAGACATTGGCAAAAAGGAGGCTTTGAAACTTTTTGAAATGGACATACACGACGTGGGCCGTATTGCTGATGAAATAAGGAGACAGAAGTGCGGAGACCTTGTCACATTTGTCATTGATACAAACATCAACTACACCAATGTGTGCGTTTCAAAGTGCAGGTTCTGCGCTTTCTATGCCAGAAATGGGGGCTACGTGCTACCCTACGAGGAGATACTGAAAAGGATTGGGGAGGCTGCAAATATCGGTGCAACGCAAATCATGCTGCAGGGTGGTTTGAATCCGGAACTTGGTATTGAGTGGTTTGAGGTTTTGTTCAGGAAAATCAAGGAGAGATATCCGGGTGTGCATATCCACAGTCTTTCTCCTCCGGAAATAGTTTTTCTCGCAAAAACTGAGAAGATGAGCGAGAGAGAGGTTCTGGAGAGGTTGAAAAGTGCTGGCCTCGACTCCCTGCCGGGTGGCGGTGCGGAGATTCTTGTGGACGAGGTCAGAAGGAGAATCAGCCCGAACAAGTGCAGCAGTGAGGAGTGGCTGAGGGTTATGGAGACCGCTCACAAGATGGGAATTCCAACCACTGCCACAATGATGTTCGGGCATGTGGAGAGCAACAAGGACATACTGGATCATCTGCTCAAGCTTAGAGAGCTGCAAAAGAAGACGGGGGGTTTTACTGCCTTCATCCCCTGGACCTTCCAGCCGGGCAACACTGATCTCTACTGTGAGATAAAAAGACCGGTGTCCCCTCTGAGATATCTCCAGGTTCTGGCCATTTCCCGGATAGTTCTTCACAACTTCAGGAATATTCAGGCCTCATGGCTGACACAGGGGTTTGACATCGCAACCCTGAGCCTGTTTTTCGGGGCCAACGATTTCGGCGGAACGATGCTTGAAGAGAATGTGGTGAAAGCTACAGGCAAGGCGTTCAGACCTGCAAGGGTGGATGAGATAGTAAAAGCCGTTAAGGCCGTGGGTAGACCCGTTGCCCTGAGAGACACGTACTACAAAATTCTGGAGTGGTTCTGA
- a CDS encoding DUF2284 domain-containing protein — translation MLESIKKLIEKYGLVAEVEEINPADLRLDLRARWKCMFGCDSYGKPSCPPNVPDYDECVRFVTSYKRAFLFRFKIEKIEDIRKAQEFMIEAEMSLKKPYALSTFPGGCMICEECSGRCSKVRPSLSALCIDASGFNIKEEMVAILFVE, via the coding sequence ATGCTTGAGAGTATAAAAAAGCTTATCGAAAAATACGGATTGGTTGCAGAGGTTGAGGAAATAAATCCTGCTGATTTGAGGCTGGATTTAAGAGCCAGATGGAAGTGCATGTTCGGGTGCGATAGCTATGGAAAGCCGTCGTGCCCACCCAATGTTCCGGACTATGACGAGTGTGTGAGATTCGTTACTTCCTACAAAAGGGCATTTCTGTTCAGGTTCAAGATTGAGAAAATCGAGGATATCAGAAAAGCTCAGGAGTTTATGATTGAGGCGGAGATGAGTCTTAAAAAACCTTACGCTCTTTCAACTTTCCCGGGAGGGTGTATGATCTGTGAAGAGTGCAGTGGAAGGTGCAGCAAGGTGAGACCTTCTCTCTCCGCACTGTGCATAGATGCTTCAGGGTTCAACATCAAAGAAGAGATGGTTGCCATACTTTTTGTCGAATAA
- a CDS encoding ABC transporter ATP-binding protein, with protein sequence MIEVSNLTVKYGKVIAVNRVDFTIGRGEVVAILGPNGAGKSSIMKSLVGIVDYDGDIRFDGVDARTKEAKNLFGYVPEEVNLIDHLTPEELFNFIISVRELENVEKRVENLVRIFRIEDYMTRPILSLSMGNRKKVAVIAALLHDPPYLLLDEPLNGLDVFSARVLKEVISKKAENGGVLLSTHILDVAEKLATRVVVINGGRKIAEGNIDEILAGKSLEEVFLEITGQYENLGKIIASI encoded by the coding sequence GTGATCGAGGTTAGCAATCTTACAGTAAAGTACGGAAAAGTGATTGCAGTGAACAGGGTTGACTTCACGATAGGCAGGGGAGAAGTTGTGGCAATTCTGGGGCCAAACGGTGCAGGAAAAAGCTCAATAATGAAGTCTCTGGTGGGAATTGTTGATTATGATGGGGATATAAGGTTTGACGGGGTAGACGCCAGAACGAAAGAGGCCAAGAATCTTTTTGGTTACGTCCCTGAGGAGGTGAACCTGATAGACCATCTGACTCCGGAAGAACTCTTCAACTTCATAATTTCGGTTAGAGAGCTCGAAAATGTAGAGAAAAGGGTTGAAAATCTCGTAAGGATTTTCAGAATTGAGGATTACATGACCAGGCCAATCCTTTCCCTCTCAATGGGAAACAGAAAGAAGGTTGCAGTTATAGCAGCTTTGCTTCATGATCCACCCTACCTGTTACTTGACGAGCCGCTTAACGGATTAGACGTTTTTTCAGCCAGAGTCCTCAAGGAGGTAATATCAAAAAAGGCCGAGAATGGCGGCGTGCTGCTATCGACCCACATTCTTGATGTTGCGGAAAAGCTCGCCACAAGGGTGGTGGTTATAAACGGTGGAAGGAAGATAGCAGAAGGAAACATTGATGAGATCCTGGCTGGTAAAAGTCTCGAAGAAGTGTTTCTGGAAATCACTGGTCAGTATGAAAATCTTGGGAAGATTATTGCCTCTATATAA
- a CDS encoding FAD-binding oxidoreductase, with translation MDWVEELGKICEVFPPSDAYRVDETPPLIAPEPAENFVVVKPENSVDVSEILKFANERGIPVFTRGGGTGLSGGAVPTANGILLSTEKMVEIEVDTENRVAVCGAGVTLKQLDRAAFKNGLSFPPHPGAETATVGGMIATNAGGVRALKYGTMRNYVLGLEFVLASGKILRVGGRTVKNSSGYSLLHLLIGSEGTLGVVTQATLRLFPAMKDITVLAAPFQRMEDAMSCVVEISSKMLPMALEFMERRAVEIGERVSGRRWVSREGEAHLLMIFERFDEAEEAAEIAENKGAIDVFVATGKREQDDLMAVRGLIYEGLRNEIIEILDACVPPAKIADYWRKSNELAEKYGIELVTYGHAGDGNVHQHPLIYDGWENTYFEFRKKLLELAVSYGGVISGEHGIGTVKIQELAEICPDQYRIMKEIKSLFDPRGILNPGKVVLPNHG, from the coding sequence ATGGACTGGGTTGAAGAGCTGGGCAAAATATGTGAGGTCTTCCCACCTTCAGATGCCTACCGAGTTGATGAAACTCCACCCCTGATAGCTCCTGAACCGGCAGAAAATTTTGTCGTGGTTAAACCGGAGAACAGCGTGGATGTGTCTGAAATACTGAAATTTGCAAACGAGAGAGGTATTCCTGTCTTCACCCGTGGTGGGGGAACGGGGCTTAGCGGTGGCGCCGTACCCACAGCAAATGGAATTCTGCTTTCAACAGAGAAAATGGTTGAGATTGAAGTTGATACTGAGAACAGGGTGGCGGTTTGTGGTGCTGGAGTTACATTGAAACAGCTTGACCGGGCAGCGTTTAAAAACGGGCTCAGCTTCCCGCCCCATCCCGGAGCAGAGACTGCAACGGTAGGGGGCATGATCGCCACAAATGCAGGTGGTGTTAGAGCACTTAAATACGGCACAATGAGGAACTACGTTCTTGGTCTCGAGTTCGTTCTGGCAAGTGGAAAGATACTGAGGGTGGGGGGAAGGACTGTGAAAAACTCTTCGGGTTACTCATTGCTCCACCTTTTGATAGGGAGTGAGGGGACACTTGGAGTCGTTACTCAGGCCACACTGCGTCTTTTTCCTGCAATGAAGGACATTACTGTTCTGGCAGCTCCATTCCAGAGAATGGAGGACGCAATGAGTTGTGTGGTTGAGATTTCATCCAAAATGCTTCCCATGGCCCTTGAGTTTATGGAAAGAAGGGCGGTTGAAATTGGAGAAAGGGTAAGCGGAAGGCGCTGGGTAAGCAGGGAGGGGGAAGCACACCTTCTGATGATTTTTGAACGGTTTGATGAGGCTGAAGAGGCGGCGGAGATTGCTGAAAATAAGGGTGCCATAGATGTTTTTGTCGCAACGGGGAAAAGGGAACAGGACGATTTAATGGCGGTGAGGGGATTGATTTATGAGGGTTTGAGAAATGAAATCATTGAAATTCTGGATGCGTGCGTTCCTCCTGCTAAAATCGCAGATTACTGGAGAAAAAGCAATGAGCTTGCAGAAAAATACGGAATTGAGCTGGTAACCTACGGCCATGCGGGTGACGGGAATGTCCATCAGCATCCACTGATTTACGACGGCTGGGAGAATACGTATTTCGAATTCAGAAAGAAGCTTTTAGAACTTGCAGTAAGCTACGGGGGCGTAATCAGCGGTGAACATGGTATAGGTACTGTCAAGATTCAGGAACTGGCCGAGATCTGTCCCGATCAGTACAGAATTATGAAGGAAATAAAGAGTCTGTTTGACCCCAGGGGCATTCTGAACCCGGGAAAGGTCGTTCTTCCCAATCATGGTTGA
- a CDS encoding FAD-dependent oxidoreductase produces MKVVVVGGGAAGMSAASRVKALKSGWDVIVFEETSFVSHAPCGIPYVVEGLSDPSHLMYYPPEFFREKRGIDLHMNARVVEAGDGFIRVLENGQEKKYEWDKLIIATGALPKTPPFEGLDLKNVFTVRHPSQAEELRNAVIKARNVVIVGAGYVGVEMAEAAAEQGKKVTVIEYLDQPLPNLDKDVAETVRQEIEKRVDLRLQERVLAFEGNEMVRKVVTDKGEYPADVVIVATGVKANTAIAEQIGCRIGETGAIWTDSRMQTNIENVYAAGDCAETVHMITGKRVWIPLAPPGNKMGYVAGVNAAGGDIEFPGVLGTQLTKFFDFEIGATGLTEKAAINEGFEVKTATIKAKTRVHYYPGARDTTLKVVAEKETNRVLGAQVLGADVAMRVNVFASMIQAGFTTRDIFFADLGYAPPFTPIWDPIVVSARVLKF; encoded by the coding sequence ATGAAAGTTGTTGTGGTTGGCGGTGGAGCAGCAGGAATGAGTGCTGCTTCAAGGGTAAAGGCTCTGAAGTCAGGATGGGACGTGATTGTTTTTGAAGAGACCAGTTTTGTAAGCCATGCCCCGTGCGGCATTCCATACGTCGTTGAGGGACTTTCAGACCCTTCTCATCTGATGTACTATCCACCGGAGTTTTTCAGGGAAAAGAGGGGAATTGATCTACACATGAATGCCAGAGTTGTGGAGGCAGGAGATGGATTCATTAGGGTTTTGGAGAACGGACAGGAGAAAAAATACGAGTGGGATAAGCTTATAATAGCTACCGGAGCGTTACCCAAGACTCCACCCTTTGAGGGACTCGATTTGAAGAATGTTTTTACTGTCAGACACCCGTCACAGGCAGAAGAACTCAGGAATGCAGTCATTAAGGCTCGTAATGTGGTAATAGTGGGTGCGGGATACGTCGGTGTGGAGATGGCGGAGGCTGCTGCAGAACAGGGTAAGAAGGTAACCGTAATTGAGTATCTAGACCAGCCGCTACCAAATCTTGATAAGGATGTTGCCGAAACCGTGAGGCAGGAGATTGAGAAAAGGGTTGATCTCAGACTCCAGGAAAGGGTGCTGGCCTTTGAAGGAAACGAAATGGTTAGAAAGGTTGTAACCGATAAGGGTGAGTACCCTGCCGATGTTGTTATAGTTGCAACAGGGGTTAAGGCGAACACGGCAATTGCAGAGCAGATAGGATGCAGAATCGGTGAAACAGGGGCAATATGGACGGACAGCAGGATGCAGACAAACATTGAAAACGTTTACGCCGCCGGAGACTGTGCGGAAACCGTACACATGATTACAGGAAAGAGGGTTTGGATACCACTCGCCCCGCCGGGAAACAAAATGGGGTACGTTGCGGGTGTAAACGCTGCCGGTGGGGACATTGAGTTTCCCGGGGTGCTCGGGACGCAGCTTACAAAGTTTTTTGACTTTGAAATCGGTGCTACTGGATTGACGGAGAAGGCAGCGATAAATGAAGGTTTTGAAGTCAAAACCGCAACGATAAAGGCGAAAACAAGAGTGCATTACTATCCGGGAGCGAGGGATACCACGCTGAAAGTTGTTGCTGAGAAGGAGACGAACAGGGTGCTCGGAGCCCAGGTTCTGGGGGCAGATGTTGCGATGAGGGTGAACGTTTTTGCATCAATGATTCAGGCTGGATTTACGACAAGAGATATTTTCTTTGCCGATCTTGGCTATGCCCCACCATTCACCCCAATCTGGGATCCAATAGTGGTTTCTGCAAGAGTTCTTAAATTCTAG
- a CDS encoding TatD family hydrolase yields the protein MIITDDHMHLYNNLKLKALEQFRNASGTHVFLVNLLCHHYGVKPEKGMDFAEVFDRHVSLVNRANRIVKAYAVLGVHPAEITVLGDRLGYERAAEIMKDALELAGRYVEEGKAVALKSGRPHYPVSRQVWKLSNEVLMHAFEVAKDVGCAVQLHTESYTKEGMMEIAKMADRAGLKREKVVKHFSPARVKEFEEIGIFPSILAGNDNVLKAATQGDRFTVETDYIDDRRRPGAVLGPKTVPRKMRELLEKGYDEDFIYKICVENIERVYGVEL from the coding sequence ATGATAATAACCGATGACCACATGCATCTTTACAATAATCTCAAACTTAAGGCACTGGAACAGTTCAGGAATGCTAGCGGAACTCACGTATTTCTGGTTAACCTGCTTTGCCATCACTACGGTGTTAAACCAGAAAAGGGTATGGATTTTGCTGAGGTCTTTGATAGGCATGTGTCTCTGGTGAACAGGGCAAACAGAATAGTTAAAGCTTATGCAGTTCTTGGAGTTCATCCGGCAGAAATAACCGTTCTTGGAGACAGACTTGGATATGAGAGAGCCGCAGAAATAATGAAAGATGCACTCGAGCTGGCAGGAAGATACGTCGAGGAGGGAAAGGCGGTGGCTCTGAAGTCGGGACGACCCCACTATCCGGTAAGCAGACAGGTATGGAAGCTGAGCAATGAAGTTCTGATGCATGCATTTGAGGTCGCAAAAGATGTCGGATGCGCCGTACAGCTCCACACGGAAAGCTACACAAAAGAGGGTATGATGGAGATAGCGAAAATGGCTGACAGGGCAGGTTTGAAAAGAGAGAAGGTCGTGAAACACTTCTCACCAGCAAGAGTGAAGGAATTTGAGGAAATCGGTATTTTCCCCTCTATACTTGCCGGAAATGACAACGTTCTGAAGGCTGCAACTCAGGGAGATAGATTTACGGTGGAGACGGACTACATAGATGACCGCAGGAGGCCCGGGGCAGTACTCGGTCCAAAAACGGTTCCCAGAAAGATGAGGGAACTGCTGGAAAAAGGTTATGATGAGGACTTCATCTACAAAATATGTGTCGAGAACATCGAGAGGGTTTACGGGGTAGAGTTATGA